From a region of the Helianthus annuus cultivar XRQ/B chromosome 5, HanXRQr2.0-SUNRISE, whole genome shotgun sequence genome:
- the LOC110944095 gene encoding putative disease resistance RPP13-like protein 1 yields MAEIIVSELLKPVIEKLSSEALKKIERSQGIQSELKKLKRTQTHQIQALLTDASQKEITQEAVQNWLNGVQHLAYHVLNDLATEAKVKRLLVPTCCTNLSLSQRMHHKLDTITTKLQDLEKEKIGLGLVGMGGLGKTTLARLLYDDEQVKKHFELMAWVCVSDQFDIFNISKVILQYVKEVEKEEFADLNLLQVALNNQLKEKRFLMVLDDVWSESYEDWVTLVSPFHACAPGSKIIMTTRKVQLLKKLGRGHLNHMQILSHDVAVSLFSQHTFGTKITHLPENVSNLYNLQTLIVFGCECLSKFLINFSKLKNLRHLDIRDTPLLNKIPLGIGELKSLQTLSKIIIGGDNGLAITELKDLTNLHGKTRIKGLEKVEMAVHACEANFSQKRLSELELEWSVVFDDSRNESLEKEVLDVLKPHSDSLIKLGIVSYGGIEFPNWVGDTSFLSLLSVSLRGCKNCTSLPPLAQLASLKKLFIEDMDKVIPIGLELIGTGLAFSSLEILELRNMKRLEVWSTDIGVVIFPCLEKLLIENCPSLVEVSLYALPSLNILEVSECDSGVLRRLVKLNQYNDEWKWNGVEYGGEKDFSANSVRRLLDKSRIRSDTYVPERCKWVPKKCNIFIWRAEMGKIAILDALKRRNIGDGSTSCGLYKDGEESVEHLFTSCYFASMRRCSGFSLVNGASARTWWYSPLEISLRSIIMWVWMGRRRRF; encoded by the exons ATGGCTGAAATCATTGTCTCTGAACTCCTGAAACCTGTTATTGAGAAGCTGTCTTCTGAAGCCTTGAAGAAAATCGAACGGTCCCAAGGAATCCAGTCAGAGCTGAAGAAACTAAAGAGGACACAGACCCACCAGATCCAGGCTCTCCTTACCGATGCTTCTCAAAAGGAGATAACCCAGGAAGCTGTTCAAAACTGGCTCAATGGTGTCCAACATTTGGCTTACCACGTACTTAATGATCTGGCAACAGAAGCTAAGGTAAAAAGGCTCCTCGTCCCAACTTGTTGCACAAATCTATCACTAAGTCAGAGAATGCATCACAAGTTAGACACTATTACCACCAAGTTACAAGATCTAGAAAAGGAGAAAATCGGTCTAGGGTTAGTTGGTATGGGCGGGTTAGGCAAAACCACTCTAGCTAGACTTTTGTATGACGATGAGCAAGTTAAGAAGCACTTTGAACTCATGGCTTGGGTTTGTGTGTCTGATCAGTTTGATATCTTTAATATAAGCAAAGTTATCTTACAATATGTGAAGGAGGTGGAAAAGGAGGAATTTGCAGATTTAAATCTGCTTCAAGTAGCTCTTAATAATCAACTTAAGGAGAAAAGATTTTTAATGGTATTAGATGATGTTTGGAGTGAGAGTTATGAGGATTGGGTGACCCTAGTGAGCCCATTTCACGCGTGTGCACCTGGAAGTAAAATTATAATGACAACCAGAAAGGTGCAATTGCTCAAAAAGTTGGGTCGCGGTCATCTAAATCATATGCAGATTCTTTCACATGACGTTGCTGTGTCTTTATTTTCTCAACATACGTTCGGTACCAAAATCACACATTTACCGGAAAATGTCAGCAATCTCTACAACTTACAGACATTAATTGTTTTTGGATGTGAATGTTTAAGTAAGTTTCTTATCAACTTCTCAAAGCTTAAAAACTTGCGGCATCTGGATATTAGGGATACTCCGCTTTTAAATAAGATACCCTTAGGGATTGGCGAGTTGAAAAGCTTACAGACTCTCTCCAAGATTATTATCGGAGGAGATAATGGCCTTGCAATAACCGAGCTTAAAGACCTCACAAATCTTCATGGGAAGACTCGCATCAAGGGGCTGGAAAAAGTGGAAATGGCGGTGCATGCATGTGAGGCAAACTTTTCGCAAAAAAGGCTGAGCGAGTTAGAACTAGAATGGAGTGTCGTGTTTGATGATTCGAGAAACGAATCTCTTGAAAAGGAGGTCCTTGATGTGTTGAAGCCTCATAGTGATAGTTTGATAAAGCTTGGAATAGTGTCATATGGGGGTATAGAGTTTCCTAATTGGGTTGGGGATACATCGTTTCTTAGTCTGCTTAGCGTGTCTCTACGTGGCTGTAAAAACTGTACATCTTTACCACCACTTGCGCAACTAGCGTCACTTAAAAAGTTGTTTATAGAAGACATGGATAAGGTGATACCTATTGGTCTTGAGTTAATTGGGACCGGTCTTGCATTCAGTTCGCTTGAAATTCTAGAATTACGAAATATGAAGAGGTTGGAAGTATGGTCAACTGATATTGGAGTCGTGATATTTCCATGCCTTGAAAAGCTTCTTATAGAAAACTGTCCTAGTTTGGTAGAAGTGTCACTTTACGCACTACCTTCATTGAATATTCTAGAAGTATCCGAATGTGATAGTGGCGTGTTGAGAAGACTG GTGAAGTTGAATCAATACAACGATGAGTGGAAGTGGAACGGGGTTGAATACGGAGGAGAAAAAGATTTCAGCGCAAATTCGGTCAGGAGACTTCTTGACAAAAGCAGGATTCGATCGGATACGTATGTTCCCGAGCGATGTAAGTGGGTCCCAAAGAAGTGCAACATATTCATTTGGAGGGCGGAAATGGGTAAAATTGCTATATTGGATGCTCTAAAAAGAAGAAATATCGGAGATGGTAGCACGTCATGTGGGTTATACAAAGATGGGGAAGAGAGTGTTGAACATCTCTTCACGTCTTGCTATTTTGCGTCGATGCGTCGATGCTCTGGATTCTCATTAGTAAATGGTGCAAGTGCCAGAACTTGGTGGTATTCTCCTTTAGAGATCTCATTGAGATCCATAATCATGTGGGTTTGGATGGGAAGAAGGAGGAGGTTCTAA